The stretch of DNA GTATGGGGGTGGGAGCGGTGAACCCTTTTGCCGTGAGGGCGTCCAGGGTGGACCCGGAAAGCCCCAGTTCCTGGAAACTGGTCATGATGTGCCTTTGGTAAAACGTGAAAAACGGGTTTGTCGGACGGCGCACCACATGGCGACACCGCGCGGCCGGAGGTCTCGAAGGGGGAGAGGGAGAGGGGAGTCCGGGGGAAGGGGAAGGGGGGAGAGCGGTTTGCCTCCTCCATTCCCCTTCCCCCGGCCGCCGGGAGCGGCTACCTGGGACGGAAGGTGATGCGGCCCCGGGTGAGATCGTAGGGGGAAAGTTCGACGGTCACGGTGTCGCCGGGCATGACGCGGATGCGGAATTTGCGCATTTTGCCGGAGATGTGTGCGAGCACGGTGTGGCCGTTTTCGAGTTCAACGCGAAACATTGCGTTGGGCAGGGCTTCTTCAACCTTGCCCTGGACGACGATTCCTTCTTCTTTTGCCATATACTTCTTTACCTCTTGTTGTGGGCGACGGGAAAAGCCCGCCCCGGAGCGGGGCGGGCTGGCTCATGTCTTCTTGCGACGGGCGGCCGCGCTACCAGCGCGGGCGCTCGGGACGCGGACGGGCTTCGTTGACTTTGATGTTGCGGCCGCCGAAATCGGAGCCGTCCAGGCTCTCGATAGCCGCCAGGGCTCCCTGGTCTTCCATTTCGACGAAGCCGAAGCCGCGGGGACGGCCGGTTTCGCGGTCGTTGATCAGTTTGACGGAAATGACCTCTCCAAAGGTCTCAAACGCGGCGCGTACATCCTCTTCCGTGGCGCTCCAGGGCAAATTGCCCACATAGATATTCTTAGCCATTACGTAGCAAACTCCGAAAAATAGTGAAACAAAACGGCGCATTGCGCCTGATGAAATCACTTCTGGAGCCCCGCTGCGCGCGGCCTTGCGGGGCTTGAAGCCATTTCATCCGTTGTCGGTACGGGCCGGTCGAAACCGGCTGCATCCCCGTGGACACCACCGACGGCTGTAGTAGAGCCCCTTACGTGGGAGGAAGGTCATCCGTCAAGAAAAAAATGATTTGGGCAGGAATCTCTCCTAGATAATGGATTCCATGTCCGAAAAGATTTTGCTCGGGTCGCACAGCCCGGGCCGTTCTTCGGCCATGACGTCCATGGCGGCGAAAAATTCGTCCCAACCCGCGATCTCGGCCACCTTCTTTTTGTCTATGAATATCTTGAAGATGGTTCCACGCGGGCATTTGGTCAGGTTCAGTTCGAGTACGCCTTCGGCGGTCATCTCGGTCCAGTAGGCGGACCAGGAGGTCCGGTCGCCCTCGGTTTTCTTGTACTTCTCGAAATAGGCTTCGAAGATCCGTTGAATGTCGGCGCGTTCCATGTGTTTATCCTCGTTTGAAGTCATTCGCGGAAAATCGGGTTCCGGCCACGAAGGCGGTCATGAGCGGCTCGTAGCCGGATTCTTGGGCCGCGCCGTGATGGTAGGCGCAGAAAAAACTTCCGTCGGCAAGCCGCGTCCAGCCGGAATAGCCGAAATCCGGGGCCGCCGCGTGGCGGTCGTTGCGCAGCTCCAGGATGTGCTCCCGGACCCAGGCGTCCGGCAATCCGTCTTTGGCGGTCCAGTTCCAAGCGTACACCCGGTCATAGGCAGGTTCAAGGACATTGAGGGAAATTCGTTTCCAGGTGCAGTCCACGGCGTTGTCCTCAAAGGGGTAGGGCGCGCCGAACAGGACCGGCCGGGTCTCGGCGTGGTCGGGGGCCACCGCCACCACGGCCCGCCGTTTTCCGTTGACGAAGACCGCGACTTCGCCCGCCGCGTATTCGAAGCGCAAGCGGTTGAACCTGCCGCGTCGCAGGGGGACGGCCAGTTCGGGGGCGGCGTCCGGGACCATGCGATCCGGGGTCAGACGCCACCAGCAGCCCACGCGGATGGCGCAGCCGTTGGGTCCGGCCTCGTCCACCCGGAGCTCGGCCTCCAGGGTCAGGACGGCGGAGCGCGGGTCGGTCATGGGCCGCAAGGCATAGCGGACCACGGATTCGCCGCCCGCGCCGTTGCGCACGCGCATGCCTTGGGCGGTGAACTCGGGGTTGGCCGGATCGACGGCCCGGCCATGGACCTTGAAGTCCGAGGCCAGTTCTTCGGGCGAGCCCATCCAGGCGCAGGTCCCCCCGTCCGGGCCGGTGTTGCGGTAGGTGACGAGCAGTCGCTCGTCGTCGAGCAGCCCCATGGTCGGGCGGTGGCCCATGAGTGCGGTGGGGGCGGGGCGCGACCAGGTGGCTCCGCCGTCGTCGCTGTGGACCAGGTACATGGGTTCGAATACGAAGCTGTTTTCGCGTAGCAAAGCCAGGATGCGTCCCGAGGGAAGCCGGGTCATGGAGGCCTCGCACAAGACCAGATTGCGCTCGGCGGCCATGACCGACAACCTCGTCCAGGTCCTCCCCCGGTCCGTGGACCGGTAGACCACCTGCTCGGAGGGCGGCTGGCGAATGGCCGGGTGCTCCTCGCCGCCTAGGTGCCGGTGCCCGGCGGTCAGCCAGCTCCCGTCGTCCCGGACCAGGATGCGGTCGAGCATGTCGTGGGCCAGTCCCCCGGCCTCGAAGGGGCGCCAGGTGCGCCCGTGGTCATGGCTTTCGAAGAAGACGCGCGAGCTGTCGGACAGGACGATGACGCCGTCCGGGAACAATTTCAGGCGCGGGCTGTGGCTGCGCGGGGAGTCCGGGTACACGGGCGCGGACCAGGTCCGGCCGTTGTCACGGCAGGTCTTGACGACCAGCACGCGGCGGGTGGGCCGCACATGCCGGTCCGCCTCGTTGTAAGCCGCGATCAGCGTGCCGTCATGAGCCCGGATCACATCTGGAAAGGCGAGGTACTCGTCCACCCGGCGGTCGATGACCACATGGCGGTCCGATTGCGCCGACAGACTGGGCATGCGGGGCTCCCGGTTACTCTTCGGCGCGCGAGTCTTCGACCCGCCTGGTCTTGGAGAAGCTGCGCGGCAGCTCGCCCGGGCCAAGGATGGACACTTCGCCGCGCACCAGGATGTTCTTGCGGATCTCGTCGGCCAGGGCCCGGGCCAGGTCGTCGTCGCACCCGACCGTTTCGCCCGGGGCGCGCTCCACATGCACGGCCATGTGGTCCAGGCCGTCCTTGCGGCTGAGGAAGATCTTGTACTCGGCGGACAGCTCCTTGAAATGTTCGAGCACGGAGCCGATCTGCCCGGGGTAGATGTTCACGCCCCGGAAGATGAACATGTCGTCGGACCGGCCCAGGATCTTGTCCACGCGCGGCAGGGTCACTCCGCAGGCGCATTGGCCGGGGATTAAACGGGTCAGGTCGTGGGTGCGGTAGCGGATGAGCGGCGAGGCCTCCTTCCTGAGGGAGGTGACGACCATTTCGCCCACCTCGCCGGGGGCCACCGGCTCCAGGGTCTCGGGGTTGATGATCTCGGTGATGAACATGTCCGCCCAGTAGTGGATGCCGTCGTGGGCGTCGCATTCCAGTCCGGTGCCCGGGCCGTACAGCTCGGTCATGCCGATGATGTCGTAGCTGTCCTCAAGGCCCAGGGCCTCTTCGAACTGGCGGCGCATCTTGGGGGTATGGGTCTCGGACCCGAATATGGCTTTCTTCAGGTGGATCTTGTCGGCCAAGCCCTGCTTTTGAACTTCCTCGCCCATGAGCAGGGCCATGGAGGCCGTGGAGCATATGCAGGTGGGCTTGAGGTCGGTGAGCATCTGAAGCTGGATTTCCAGCAGGCCCGGCCCCACGGGCAGGGCCATGGCCCCGAACCGTTCGCAGCCGAGCTGGAAGCCCGCTCCCGCAGTCCACAATCCATAGCCCACACAG from Desulfovibrio sp. Huiquan2017 encodes:
- the infA gene encoding translation initiation factor IF-1 gives rise to the protein MAKEEGIVVQGKVEEALPNAMFRVELENGHTVLAHISGKMRKFRIRVMPGDTVTVELSPYDLTRGRITFRPR
- a CDS encoding RNA-binding protein, translating into MAKNIYVGNLPWSATEEDVRAAFETFGEVISVKLINDRETGRPRGFGFVEMEDQGALAAIESLDGSDFGGRNIKVNEARPRPERPRW
- a CDS encoding sialidase family protein: MPSLSAQSDRHVVIDRRVDEYLAFPDVIRAHDGTLIAAYNEADRHVRPTRRVLVVKTCRDNGRTWSAPVYPDSPRSHSPRLKLFPDGVIVLSDSSRVFFESHDHGRTWRPFEAGGLAHDMLDRILVRDDGSWLTAGHRHLGGEEHPAIRQPPSEQVVYRSTDRGRTWTRLSVMAAERNLVLCEASMTRLPSGRILALLRENSFVFEPMYLVHSDDGGATWSRPAPTALMGHRPTMGLLDDERLLVTYRNTGPDGGTCAWMGSPEELASDFKVHGRAVDPANPEFTAQGMRVRNGAGGESVVRYALRPMTDPRSAVLTLEAELRVDEAGPNGCAIRVGCWWRLTPDRMVPDAAPELAVPLRRGRFNRLRFEYAAGEVAVFVNGKRRAVVAVAPDHAETRPVLFGAPYPFEDNAVDCTWKRISLNVLEPAYDRVYAWNWTAKDGLPDAWVREHILELRNDRHAAAPDFGYSGWTRLADGSFFCAYHHGAAQESGYEPLMTAFVAGTRFSANDFKRG
- a CDS encoding phenylacetate--CoA ligase, whose protein sequence is MDHRFIPHLTEEEIADIQLKGLKWTLGHVYANSPFYHARLKEKGVEPGDVKSLDDLRRLPFTSAEDLKDGYPMPLLSVPEKDVVRIHGSSGTTGKRKILAYTQNDIDVWKDMFARCYEMAGLTEEDRVQICVGYGLWTAGAGFQLGCERFGAMALPVGPGLLEIQLQMLTDLKPTCICSTASMALLMGEEVQKQGLADKIHLKKAIFGSETHTPKMRRQFEEALGLEDSYDIIGMTELYGPGTGLECDAHDGIHYWADMFITEIINPETLEPVAPGEVGEMVVTSLRKEASPLIRYRTHDLTRLIPGQCACGVTLPRVDKILGRSDDMFIFRGVNIYPGQIGSVLEHFKELSAEYKIFLSRKDGLDHMAVHVERAPGETVGCDDDLARALADEIRKNILVRGEVSILGPGELPRSFSKTRRVEDSRAEE